The Camelina sativa cultivar DH55 chromosome 14, Cs, whole genome shotgun sequence genome includes a window with the following:
- the LOC104739130 gene encoding uncharacterized protein At1g05835 — protein sequence MSKPLKFLLWSSLALLLLQIGSGLKCESKSSEPTVKQTQVKWRQGIKFRVEVMNKCPMCPVINLRLKCQGFPQSLVDPTLLRVLSSSTGNCVVNDGLPLSPMQTLSFNYSNSHQFALRPLSWSFQCE from the exons ATGTCAAAACCTCTCAAGTTTCTTCTTTGGTCATCTCTTGCTTTGTTGCTTCTTCAGATAG GTTCCGGGCTGAAATGTGAGAGCAAAAGCAGCGAACCAACGGTGAAGCAGACGCAGGTGAAATGGAGACAAGGAATCAAGTTCAGAGTTGAGGTAATGAACAAATGTCCAATGTGCCCAGTCATCAACCTTCGTCTGAAATGTCAAGGATTTCCTCAGTCGCTTGTGGACCCCACACTCCTCCGTGTTCTCTCCTCTTCCACCGGAAATTGCGTAGTTAACGACGGCTTGCCCTTGAGTCCTATGCAAACTCTTTCTTTCAACTACTCCAACTCACACCAGTTTGCTCTGCGTCCTCTTTCATGGTCATTTCAGTGCGAGTAA